From one Catellatospora sp. IY07-71 genomic stretch:
- the leuS gene encoding leucine--tRNA ligase, translated as MSEHAETPADIPPYRYTAAMANAVEAQWQDYWQEHGTFHAPNPVGPLADPSHPRSGAPKQFVLDMFPYPSGAGLHVGHPLGFIGTDVFARFQRMAGFNVLHTMGFDSFGLPAEQYAVQTGTHPRVTTERNVERYRAQLRMLGLGHDDRRSVATTDVEFYRWTQWIFLQVFNSWFDAEQGKARPIAELVEKLAAEDPTWAAKSETERRAIINEHRLAYVSEAPVNWCPGLGTVLANEEVTSDGRSERGNFPVFKRNLKQWMMRITAYGDRLIDDLDTLDWPEAIKLMQKNWIGRSTGAHIAFPVADREGVDPIRVFTTRPDTVYGATYMVVAPEHELVDGIVPAAWPEGTHAVWTGGHDTPAQAVAAYRAQAAAKTDVERQADAKVKTGVFTGAYAVNPVNGARIPVFIADYVLAGYGTGAIMAVPGQDERDWEFAEVFELPIIRTVQPSAGFDGKAYTGEGPAINSGMLDGLGIAEAKEKIIAWLEAEGHGQGATTYRLRDWLFSRQRYWGEPFPIVYGTDGQAVALPESMLPLELPEVADFSPKTFDPDDASSSPETPLSRAKEWVEVELDLGDGPQTYIRETNTMPQWAGSCWYQLRYLDPANEQAFVDPANEAYWVGPQAPGDSGGVDLYVGGVEHAVLHLLYARFWHKVLFDLGHVSSFEPYHRLFNQGYIQAYAYTDDRGAYVPAEEVSEEQAGVYTWNGEKVGREYGKMGKSLKNVVTPDEMVERYGADTFRVYEMSMGPLEVSRPWDTRAVVGSYRFLQRVWRTMIDEETGAVTVVDTPASDDLRRLLHRTIAGVREDMAALRFNTAVAKLIELTNAVTKAGATPREIAEPLVLMLAPVAPHIAEELWRRLGHDASLTFADFPVADPALLTADLVTYPVQVNGKVRGRIEVAADAAEDEVRAAALAAVTDSLSGKDPKKVIVIPGRLVSVVA; from the coding sequence ATGAGCGAGCACGCCGAGACCCCGGCCGACATCCCCCCGTACCGCTACACCGCGGCGATGGCCAACGCCGTCGAGGCGCAGTGGCAGGACTACTGGCAGGAGCACGGCACCTTCCATGCGCCCAACCCGGTCGGCCCGCTGGCCGACCCGTCGCACCCGCGCTCGGGCGCGCCGAAGCAGTTCGTGCTGGACATGTTCCCGTACCCGTCCGGCGCCGGCCTGCACGTCGGGCACCCGCTGGGCTTCATCGGCACCGACGTGTTCGCCCGCTTCCAGCGCATGGCGGGCTTCAACGTGCTGCACACGATGGGCTTCGACTCGTTCGGCCTGCCCGCCGAGCAGTACGCGGTGCAGACCGGCACCCACCCGCGGGTCACCACCGAGCGCAACGTCGAGCGCTACCGCGCCCAGCTGCGCATGCTGGGCCTGGGCCACGACGACCGGCGCTCGGTGGCCACCACCGACGTCGAGTTCTACCGCTGGACGCAGTGGATCTTCCTGCAGGTCTTCAACTCCTGGTTCGACGCGGAGCAGGGCAAGGCCCGCCCGATCGCCGAGCTGGTGGAGAAGCTGGCCGCGGAGGACCCCACCTGGGCCGCGAAGAGCGAGACCGAGCGCCGCGCGATCATCAACGAGCACCGCCTGGCGTACGTCTCCGAGGCGCCCGTCAACTGGTGCCCCGGCCTGGGCACGGTGCTGGCCAACGAGGAGGTCACCTCCGACGGGCGCAGCGAGCGCGGCAACTTCCCGGTCTTCAAGCGCAACCTGAAGCAGTGGATGATGCGGATCACCGCGTACGGCGACCGCCTGATCGACGACCTGGACACGCTGGACTGGCCCGAGGCCATCAAGCTGATGCAGAAGAACTGGATCGGCCGCTCCACCGGCGCGCACATCGCGTTCCCCGTCGCCGACCGCGAGGGCGTGGACCCGATCCGGGTCTTCACCACCCGCCCCGACACCGTGTACGGCGCCACCTACATGGTCGTCGCGCCCGAGCACGAGCTGGTCGACGGCATCGTGCCGGCCGCCTGGCCCGAGGGCACCCACGCGGTGTGGACCGGCGGCCACGACACCCCGGCGCAGGCCGTCGCGGCGTACCGCGCCCAGGCGGCGGCGAAGACCGACGTCGAGCGGCAGGCCGACGCCAAGGTCAAGACCGGCGTCTTCACCGGCGCGTACGCGGTCAACCCGGTCAACGGCGCGCGCATCCCCGTGTTCATCGCCGACTACGTGCTGGCCGGCTACGGCACCGGCGCGATCATGGCGGTGCCCGGCCAGGACGAGCGCGACTGGGAGTTCGCCGAGGTCTTCGAGCTGCCCATCATCCGCACCGTGCAGCCGTCGGCGGGCTTCGACGGCAAGGCGTACACCGGCGAGGGCCCGGCGATCAACTCCGGCATGCTGGACGGCCTGGGCATCGCCGAGGCCAAGGAGAAGATCATCGCCTGGCTGGAGGCCGAGGGCCACGGTCAGGGCGCCACCACGTACCGGCTGCGCGACTGGCTGTTCAGCCGCCAGCGCTACTGGGGCGAGCCGTTCCCGATCGTGTACGGCACCGACGGCCAGGCCGTCGCGCTGCCCGAGAGCATGCTGCCGCTGGAGCTGCCCGAGGTCGCCGACTTCTCGCCGAAGACGTTCGACCCCGACGACGCCTCGTCCTCGCCCGAGACGCCGCTGTCGCGGGCCAAGGAGTGGGTCGAGGTCGAGCTGGACCTGGGCGACGGCCCGCAGACCTACATCCGCGAGACCAACACCATGCCGCAGTGGGCCGGCTCCTGCTGGTACCAGCTGCGTTACCTGGACCCGGCCAACGAGCAGGCCTTCGTCGACCCCGCCAACGAGGCGTACTGGGTCGGCCCGCAGGCTCCCGGCGACTCCGGCGGCGTCGACCTGTACGTCGGCGGCGTCGAGCACGCCGTGCTGCACCTGCTGTACGCGCGCTTCTGGCACAAGGTGCTGTTCGACCTGGGCCACGTCAGCAGCTTCGAGCCGTACCACCGCCTGTTCAACCAGGGCTACATCCAGGCCTACGCGTACACCGACGACCGCGGCGCGTACGTCCCGGCCGAGGAGGTCAGCGAAGAGCAGGCCGGCGTCTACACCTGGAACGGCGAGAAGGTCGGCCGCGAGTACGGCAAGATGGGCAAGTCGCTGAAGAACGTCGTCACGCCCGACGAGATGGTCGAGCGGTACGGCGCCGACACCTTCCGCGTCTACGAGATGTCCATGGGCCCGCTGGAGGTGTCCCGCCCCTGGGACACCCGCGCCGTCGTCGGCTCGTACCGCTTCCTGCAGCGGGTCTGGCGCACCATGATCGACGAGGAGACCGGCGCGGTCACCGTCGTCGACACTCCGGCCTCCGACGACCTGCGGCGCCTGCTGCACCGCACCATCGCCGGGGTCCGCGAGGACATGGCCGCGCTGCGCTTCAACACCGCCGTCGCGAAGCTGATCGAGCTGACCAACGCGGTGACCAAGGCCGGCGCGACGCCGCGCGAGATCGCCGAGCCGCTGGTGCTGATGCTGGCGCCGGTCGCCCCGCACATCGCCGAGGAGCTGTGGCGCAGGCTGGGCCACGACGCCTCGCTGACCTTCGCCGACTTCCCCGTCGCCGACCCCGCCCTGCTGACCGCCGATCTGGT
- a CDS encoding MoxR family ATPase, translating to MTVDEFRATTNAIVANIEQVIEGKTATVRLALAVLLAEGHLLIEDVPGVGKTKLAKALARSIDCSVRRIQFTPDLLPSDVTGVSVYNQETRDFEFKPGAVFANLVVGDEINRASPKTQSALLECMEEHQVTVDGVTYAMEVPFMVVATQNPIEMEGTYPLPEAQRDRFTARIAMGYPDAAAEFAMLDGYQAHDPLEDLSAVVDGGTVRRLIATVRNVHVADAVKRYAVELVTATREAPELRLGASPRSTLQLLRTAKAVAALDGRDYVVPDDLQTLAVPVLAHRVIPTADAQLARRTTDAILSELVHRLPVPHDRSRSPYDTRPATPPNSFYDRRG from the coding sequence ATGACGGTCGACGAGTTCCGGGCCACGACCAACGCCATCGTGGCCAACATCGAGCAGGTGATCGAGGGCAAGACCGCGACCGTACGGCTGGCCCTCGCGGTGCTGCTGGCTGAGGGTCACCTGCTGATCGAGGACGTCCCCGGCGTCGGCAAGACGAAGCTGGCCAAGGCGCTGGCGCGGTCGATCGACTGCTCCGTGCGGCGCATCCAGTTCACCCCCGACCTGCTGCCCAGCGACGTCACCGGGGTGAGCGTCTACAACCAGGAGACCCGCGACTTCGAGTTCAAGCCGGGCGCGGTGTTCGCGAACCTGGTGGTCGGCGACGAGATCAACCGGGCCTCGCCGAAGACCCAGTCCGCGCTGCTGGAGTGCATGGAGGAGCACCAGGTCACCGTCGACGGCGTCACGTACGCCATGGAGGTGCCCTTCATGGTGGTCGCCACGCAGAACCCCATCGAGATGGAGGGCACCTACCCGCTGCCCGAGGCGCAGCGCGACCGGTTCACCGCCCGGATCGCGATGGGCTACCCCGACGCGGCGGCCGAGTTCGCCATGCTCGACGGCTACCAGGCGCACGACCCGCTGGAGGACCTCAGCGCGGTCGTCGACGGCGGCACCGTGCGGCGGCTCATCGCCACCGTGCGCAACGTGCACGTCGCCGACGCGGTGAAGCGCTACGCCGTGGAGCTGGTCACCGCCACTCGTGAGGCCCCCGAGCTGCGCCTGGGCGCGTCCCCCCGGTCGACCCTGCAGCTGCTGCGCACCGCCAAGGCGGTCGCCGCGCTCGACGGCCGCGACTACGTCGTGCCGGACGACCTGCAGACGCTGGCCGTGCCGGTGCTCGCGCACCGCGTCATCCCCACCGCCGACGCCCAGCTGGCCCGGCGCACCACCGACGCGATCCTGTCCGAGCTGGTGCACCGCCTGCCCGTGCCGCACGACCGCAGCCGCTCGCCGTACGACACCCGCCCGGCCACTCCCCCCAACTCCTTCTACGACCGGCGGGGCTGA